The Deinococcus puniceus genome segment GCCTGACGGGGCACATAAGGGTGCGGCCCTGACCCTGATCGCGCAGGCGCTGAACGTGCCGCTGGAGCGCACGATTGCCTTTGGCGACAGCGACAACGACGAAGCGATGCTGGAAGTGGCCGGACACGCCGTGCAGGTGGGCACGCTGCCCCTGTTGGCCCAGCACGCGCATCAGCAAGTGCCGAATCATCTGGCATTGGCGGAGTATTTGAACGGGTTGGCGGAGCGGGTAGAGGGGCAGTAAGTGGGACTCTTGTTAATCCCTGTGCGAGTCGGCAACCTCTGATACTTGTTGGGTTTGGCAAGCAACTAGAGTTAACGATTCCGGGCAACCCCCCCAGCCTGCTCCGCAGCCAGCCCCCCTTGAGGGGAGCGCAAAATCTTTTCTCCCCACCTTTAAGGGGGGCGTTGCGTCAGCAACGGGGGGGGTTGTTCTGCCAAAGCCTCTCAGCATTGCCAACCCAAGCAAGTATCAGGAAGTGGGCCTCTGTTCTTAGACCCTTTGACCCTAGACCTTTAGACGCCCTTCCAAATGCAAATGATGCGTCATCCCCCCCGGCGCGTCACTCTCTCGGTGGGCAATGACCATCAGGTGCGTGCCAGCCTCAGCCAATTCGGGCAGCAGTGCTAGAAACCGTTCTCGGTGCGCCGTATCCAAAAAATCCAGCCCTTCATCCAGAATCAAGAGCTTGGGCGCGTGCAGCACGGCGCGGGCCAGCAGCAGGCGGCGCAACTGCCCCTGCGAAAGCGTGTCGGCGGTGCGGGGCAACAGGTCTTGCAGGTGCAGGCGGGCGGCGAGGTGTTGCACAGCTTCGGCCTGCGCGGGCGTCGGTGTGGGTGCGAAGCCCTCGGTGCCGTCCCACGCGCTCGCCAAGATGTCGGCTCCTGTCCAGTCTCGGCGCTGGCGGATGCCCACCTCTGCCCCAATCAGGCCGATAGTGCGGCGGCGTGTGCTGAGGAGGTCGCGTTTGCCTAAAGCTTGCAAATACGGGCGTTCGACCGTTCCGCCCAACGCCGCATTCAACTCTCCCGCAATCAGCCGTGCCAGCGTGCTTTTGCCGCTGCCGTTCTCGCCTGTGACCAGCCAGTGTTGTCCCGCCTGCCACGTCCAGTCCAGCCGCCCCAGCGCGGCGTGTCCGTTGCGGTACACGGTCACATTCCGCAGCCGGATCAGGTCACCGCTGCCGGGGGGAAGGGGCAGGGAAATGGGTGTTTTGGGGGCCAGAACTGCGGATGCATCCTCATGCAAAACCCGTCCACCATCAACCCGGACAGTGCGCCAAGGCAAATCGGGGGCTTCTTCGGGGCGGTGGGTGGCGAGGACGACGGCCACGCCCGACGCATAGACCCGCTCCAGCACGCGCCCTAGCGTATAGCGTGCGCCCGCGCTCAGGCCGTCCGTGAATTCATCCAGCAGCAGGGCTTCGGGGCGGGGCATCAGGGCGCGGGCCAGTACCACCCGCCGCCGCTGCCCATGACTCAGCATCCGGAAATCTCGCTCTAGCAACGGCTCTAACTCGGTCAGGGCCACTACTTCGGCCAGCCTTGCCAACGCTTCCGGCGTGGGTTCCCACAGCCGCAGCGTGTCTCCTTCAAATCCGGCCAGCAGTACGTCCTGCACGGTCTGTTCCCACTCGCGGGTCAGGTAGAAGGCTTCGGCGTCCGGCCCCACCACGCTCAAGGTACGGCGGGCATGGACGGCGTGGCGCTGGGTCTGCCCATTCAGGTGCTGGCTCTTAAAATGATACAGCCGTTCCCCCGCTGCCGGAGCCAATTCACCCGCCAACAGCCGCAGCAGCGACGTTTTCCCGCCCCCGTTCGGCCCCGCCAGTCGCAACGCCTCGCCCCGCTTCAGCGTCAGCGTTACGCCGTCCAGTAGAGTGCGCCCGCTCGCCACCACGCGCACGCCGCGCAGGTCTATCAGGGGCCGGAAATGTATTTCTGCTTGTGCGCCCGCCGCCGTCTCTGCCGTCATCTCGGCCAGTCTAGCCCCACGCCAACCGGGAACTTCCGCCCTTCTCGCCGCGTACCTCTAGCATGGGATTTACAATTTTTGTGGTGGTGTTGCTTTTACTCGTGTTCGTCACCCTATTGTCGGGCATCAAGAGCGTGCCGCAAGGCTACGAATGGACTCAGGAACGCTTCGGCAAGTTCCAGCGTGCCCTCAAACCGGGGCTGAACATCATCATTCCGTATATTGACCGCATAGGCCGCCGCGTGAACATGATGGAACAGGTCATGGACGTTCCTAGTCAGGAGATCATTACCAAAGACAACGCGCTGGTCACGGTAGACGGCGTGGTGTTCTATCAAGTACTGGACTCCGCCAAAGCAAGCTATGAGGTTCGCAATCTAGAGCAGGCCACCCTGAACCTCACCATGACCAACATTCGGACTGTGATGGGCAGCATGGACTTAGATGAACTCTTGTCTAACCGAGATCAGATCAATGCCCGCTTGCTGATGGTTGTCGATGAGGCCACTGAGCCGTGGGGAGTGAAAGTCACACGAATCGAGGTCAAAGACATTAAACCGCCTGCCGATTTGGTAGCAAGCATGGCCCGCCAGATGAAGGCCGAGCGCGAAAAGCGGGCCAATATTCTGGACGCCGAGGGCTTCCGGCAGGCCGCCATCCTGAAGGCCGAGGGTGAAAAGCAGGCCGAGATTCTGAACGCCGAGGGCCGCCGCCAAGCCGCCTTTTTGGAAGCCGAGGCCCGCGAGCGGCAGGCGCAGGCCGAGGCCGAGGCCACCCGCGTGGTCAGCGACGCCATCGCGGGCGGCAGCGTGCAGGCCGTCAACTACTTCATCGCCCAGCGCTACGTGGACGCCCTGAAGGAAATCGCCATTGCTCCCAACCAGAAGACCCTTATTCTGCCCATCGAAGCCACCGCCGTATTGGGGAGTTTGCAGGGCATCGCCGAGATTGCCAAGGAAGCCTTCGGCGGCGCGGGCAAGGGCCGAGGCTAGGGCCATGATGGACTGGCTGCCCACGCTGGAGCGGGTGCAACCTTGGCACTGGTGGGTGCTGGGGTCTATCCTCCTGATTCTGGAAGTCGCGGCCCCCGGCGTGTTTTTCGTGTGGCTGGCGCTCTCGGCCTTTAGCGTCGGACTCATCGTGTTCGTGCTTCCTATGCCGGTGGTGCTGCAACTGCTGCTGTTCGGGGGATTTAGCTTGGCCGCTGTGCTGCTGGGCAGGCGCTACGTGGGCCGCTTGCCTGTGGGCGGCGAGGAGGGCGACAACCTGAATTTGGGCGCACACCGCTTTACGGGCCGCACCGTGACCGTGACCACTGCCATAGAAAACGGCATAGGCCGCGTGCGCGTGGGCGACAGCGATTGGCGGGCCACTGGGCCGGACGCCCCCGCCGGAAGCCGCGTGCGGGTGGTGGGCGCAGACGGCAGCACCGTGCAAGTCGTGCCGGAAGCCCTACTGGAAGGCGTGAAGTAAGCGTGGAATTGTTTAGTAAGAAGCTGAGCAACAAAAAGAAAGTGCGCGGCGGCAAACGTCAGGCGGCGCGGGTGGAAGCGTGGCGGCAGGCGCACCGAATGCCTGACCTGAATCACCTGGAAGCCTACGGGTGCGACTACGCCAAGCTCACGCTCGACCCTTGGTATCGCCTTGATCGCCGCACCCCGCCCGCCCGTTTGCGCCGCCAAATGCTGGCTGCCATGCTGGATGTCCGGGCAGCTTGGGCCGAAGCCTTTGCTCATCAGCCGCCGGAGTATCTGGCCGTGTGGGTCGGTTGGCCGAACTTCATGGAGTCTCAGGTGGTGCTGGCAACGGGGGAGCAGGCCAAGTATTACCGCGCCCTCCATCCGGTACTCGAAGAATCCAAGCCTTTGCCGAATGCGTTGGGCCTCACGCCCGCCCTGCACGCCAATCTTTCTGCCCTGAACTGGCGCGAGAGCTTGGACGAATACCCGTTGCTGGCCGAAGACTTGCCGGATGACGGCGGCGCGTGGCTGAGCAGTCGGCCCCACCGAATCACCCCACTCCGGGCAGGCGGAGCAGTGTATTGGCTGGAGCGCGGGCGAGTGTGGATCGGGGAGTGAGCGCCAGCAGTTGCCTCTCTTAGACTCTTTGACCCTAGACCCTTAGACCGCCCGCGCTCCAGCCAAACCAAAAAAATCCCCCACCAAACGGCAGGGGATGCTTTGTAGTTCTGAATTCAGCGCTTGCTGAACTGAGGAGCGCGGCGGGCCTTCTTGAGGCCGTACTTCTTGCGCTCGACTTCGCGGGGATCGCGGGTCAGGAGGCCTTTGGGTTTCATCATCGCGCGGAAGTCAGGGTTGACCTTCAGTAGGGCGCGGGCAATGCCGAGCTTGATGGCGTCGGCCTGACCGGTAGGGCCACCGCCTGCCACCGTAATGACGGCGTCGTAGCGGCCAGCAGTTCCGGTTTCGCGGAAGGCTTGCAGGGCGTGAACGGCACGCAGCAGACCACGGAAGTAGGTCTGAAACTCTTTGCCGTTGACGATGATTTTGCCTTCGCCGGGGCGGAGGAACACGCGGGCAACGGCGGTCTTGCGGCGGCCCGTGCCATAAAACTGCTCAACTTGTTGAATCGCCATGATTATCTGACCTCAAGCTTCTGGGGCTTTTGCGCGGCGTGGGGGTGGGCGGAACCGGGGTACACCTTCAGGTGTCCGTGCATCTGGCGGCCCTGACGGCCCTTGGGCAACATGCCGAACACGGCGTGCTCGATGACGCGCTCAGGGTGCTTGGCGATGGCTTCACGGGCGGTTTCGGTCTTCAGGCCACCTTGGTAGCCGGAGTAACGGGTGTAGACCTTGCCGTCCATCTTGTTGCCGGTGAGGGCCACCAACGAGGCGTTCAGGACAACGACGTAGTCGCCCTGAATCATGTTGGGCGTGAAGTCGGGGCGGTGCTTGCCACGAATGCGGCTGGCAATCAAGGTGGCGAGGCGACCCAAGGGAATGCCCGTGGCGTCGACTACGATCCAGTTTTGCTCGTCGTTTTTGGGGGTGTAGGTTTTCACCGTTTTGCTCCGTAAAAAAAGTGGGATTTGGTGGCGCAGAGTTCCTGCGGTCTGCCAACAACGCTGGCATCTGGCGGGTCTTGCACCGTGGCTGTGAGCGCGCCCCGCCTCGTCTGGGGGAAAAGGGTCGTGCGCGTCCGGGAGCCTCCCGGTTATCTCGGCTCTACCAAGCGCGAGACACTAAACGCCAATGTACCAGAGATGGGGAGGCGGGGGCAAGGGGAGCGGCGGTGCGGAACGGCCTCTGGTCACATCTGCGCGACAACTCTCCATTTGCCTGATACAACCAGACCATGCCCAAAATTCAGTCGCTGGCCGCGCTCCTCGGTTTGTCGCTCGCTCTGTCTGCCTGCAATCCCGATCCTATCGTCACGCCGCTCCCGCAGCCTCAGCCCGAGGTGATTACCCAGCCCGCCGCGCCTGTGGTGGGTCAGGCCACCGAGATTCAGACCCTGCCAGCGGTGACCCAGCAAGCCGCCAACACCTTCAGCGAAATGCTGAACCCGGCCAGCGCTGACTTCGACCCCGATTTGGCCGCCGTGCTGGAAGGTTTGGGTGGCGTGATGATGGGCCAGCCGGTGCAAATGCAATCTCTGAAAGTTCAAAGCCCCGCGCAGTTGGGCAATCAGATCAAGGCGATGCTCACCGCCCGTTCCCGCTCTGGCTTGGGTAACTTGACCGCCACCACCACGCTGTTGCCACGCGGCACTTGGATGGTGGGCGCACAAGGCCAGTTGACCAAAACCAGCGCCCAGCCTGCGGACGGCTACGTGTTGATGTCGGCTGGCACGGCCATCACCCTGACCGCCGAATGGGAAGTGGGCGGCAGTAAAACGGTGCTAATTGACGACAGTGGCACCCTGACGGGCGTGGCGATGCGGGTAGAAGTGCCCACCAACGCCCGCGTAACCCTGACCAGAGGCGCGGTGAAGCGGGCCGCCGCCCAGATGACTATGACTCCCGGCGCTTGCATCGGCATTTCTGGCCCCGACGCCCTCACTCTGACGGCGTGGGCAGGGCGCGAAGCCAATCCGCCCGCCCAATTGAAATTTAGCCACGCTTGGACGGCAACGGGCGTGACTACCAGCACCGAGGCCACTTACCTGACACGCAGCCGCCGCGCCAGTGCCTCCATGACTTCCAGCATCAGCGGCAGCACGGCCAACCGCTGCACGCCCGCCACCTTTGCCTTTACACCTACCCGAGCCGACCTGAGCGCCAGTGTCAGTGTGCCGGGCAACACGGCCAGCGCCGACCTGAAACTGCGCGACCTGACCAACGTGGTGTTCAGCGACACCGAACTCAGGGCCAGCAATCCATTCTCCAAAGTCACCGGGACGCTAAGCGCCAGTGCCCAGCACAACGGCAAAGCGGTACTCAGTGCTTTTGGCCCGCTGGCCGATGGAGCCGACGCTGACTTGCTGCCCGGAGACCAGACCAACGTGCAGTTCGTGCTGCGCGGCAAGCTGATCGTGACCAATTTGCAAGCAGTGTTTCAGGGCAAAGTGGCGCTGAACTGACCGGATATTGGCAGCACAACAGAAGGGGGCGGTAGGCCACTTGCGCCATGCCGCCCTTTCTCTTGCCCTGCTACGCTGCCCCCATGATTCCTCCCACGTGGCAAGAATGCCGTCGCCCAAACGACGATACAGACGATGACGAACTCGTCGGCTACCTCATGTCCGCTGGAGAACAGGTCATTCCTGTCACGTTGATCGGCACGCCGCTGGGTGAAGCACAGGCCAACGCTACTGCCGTTGCTCTGCTACACGAACGCGGCCTGATGACTCTCAACGGGCGGTGGTGGTGCCTCTTGCCAGAGGTGGTGCTAGGCACAGACACCGATCCCCTCCAGCCTCAGCCGTCGTGGGAATGGCGTTCGGTGTTCATCGTGGAAGCCAGCCCGCAAGAATGCCGCGTGCGTTTGGAGATGCCCGCAGAGGAAGAACGCACCAGCACGGTCACTTTGCCAGTGCCAGTGGGCGAGTTGTTGCGGGCGCGGCAGCCGTAAGCTCTAGCCTTCCAATTCCGTCAGATACTCCATCGCTAGGCGGTAGCCCACGAAGCCTAAGCCGCTGATTTTGCCCCGGCAGACAGCGGCAGTCACGGAGGTGTGCCGGAATTCCTCGCGGGCGTCCACGTTGCTGATATGCACTTCCACCACAGGCAGCGGTTGGCTGGCAATCGCGTCGCGCAGGGCGTAGCTGTAGTGCGTCAGCGCCCCCGGATTAATGACGATGCCGCCAAATCCCTGTTCCTGCGCCTCGTGCACCCATTCCAGAATCTGGCCCTCAAAGTTGCTCTGACGGCACGTCACGGGTTCGCCCAACTCCGCGCCCCACGTTTCGCATTGCCGCTCTAGGTCTTCTATGGTTTGCAGGCCGTACACGCCCGGTTCACGCAGGCCGAGGCGGTTCAGGTTGGGGCCGTTGATGATCAGCAGCAAGGGAAAACCTCCGGGAAGGGGTGGGGCGATTCTTGAGGCTCTGCGCCATAAACTCTGCGCCATAAATTCTGGGCCGTAAACTCTGAGCTGTGAAATCGGTGGGCAAGGCGTTCTGGTCAGACTTTGGGAGTGGTCTTCAGGGCGTATAGTCCACGGCTCCGAGCCAGCCTCCCCCCCAAATCTCCACTTGCCACACCCCAAATTGCTCGCGCAGCACGGCGTCCGGCACGCGGGTCAGGTACGGGCGGGCCAGCGCGTGGAGCAGCACGAAGCGCACGCCTTCCGCGTCGGCTTTTTTGTCGCGGGCCATGTACGGCTGCACATCGTCATACGTGAGAGTCGGAAGGGGCGCGGGCTGTTGCCACCGCAAAAAAGCGCGGGTGTATTCCGTCAAATCTTCGCCGCCCTGTGCCTTCGACAGCAGCGCCGCATAGTGCATCCCGTAGCCCACCGCGTCTCCGTGTGGCACGGCGTGCTGGGTCACGGCTTCCAGCGCGTGCGCCAGCGTATGCCCGAAGTTCAGGTAGGCCCGTTCGCCTGCCTCTAGCAGATCGCGGGTCACCACGCCTGCTTTCACAGCAATAGCGTCGGCCAAGGTGTCGGTAAACGTGGCTGACCCCGGCACAAAATCGGGCGCTAACACTCGGTCTATCAGGCTGGGATCAGAGATCAGGCCGTGTTTGTAGGCTTCAGCGGCTCCTTCTCGGAACACGGCGGGCGGCAGGGTGGTCAGGGTGTCGGTGTCGCACCACACGGCGCGGGGAGGATGAAATGCGCCCACCAAGTTTTTGCCTTCGGGCAGATTCACACCCGTTTTGCCACCCACCGCCGCGTCGACCATGCCCAGCAACGTGGTGGGGGCCGTATAAAACGCCACGCCGCGCAAGTAGCTGGCCGCCGCGAAGCCTGCCAAATCGGTTGCCGCGCCGCCGCCCAAGCCCACCACCGCGCCGTCGCGGGGCAAGTTGGCCGCCGCCAGTTTGGACAACACGCCCGCCAAGACCTCCAACGTTTTGCAGGCCTCGCCTTGCGGCACAGGAATGGTCAGCAGCAAGGCAGGCGAGAGCGCCGCCGAGAGCCGATCTATCCAGACTTGAGGCACGGCTTCGTCGTGAATCAGGGCGATTTGACGGGCCTCCACACGGGCACGCGACAGCACGCCGGGGCCGACTTCAACGGTGTAAGGAACGTTTCCGCCCACTTCAACCTGCCGGAGATGAAGAGTCTCAGTCGGCTGCACGTTCCCCCTCTCCACCGTCGCTGTCCTCGCCCCACGCGGCGTTCACGTCGGCCCAGTCCCACAATCGCTCGATCACTTCTTCCACGATTTCCTCGGAAGGCCGCCCGTCGCTGTGCACGTGAATAGTGCCCTGACGGTAGGACGGCTCGCGCTCGGTCATCAGGCTGCGAATGCGTGACAACGGATCGGCAGTCGCCAGCAGGGGGCGGTCACTGTGTTTGGTGCGCTGGTACACGGTTTCGGGGGTGGCCCACAACACCACCACCGGGCCGCGTTCCAGCAGGGTGCGGCGGTTTTCCTCGTGAATAAAGGTGCCCCCCCCTAGGCTCACCACCGCGTGATCCAGCCGGGACACGCGCCGCACCACTTCCTGCTCACAGGCGCGGAAATAGGCTTCCCCTTCCTGCTCGAACACTTCGGGAATGGTTTTGCCCACCACCCGCGTAATCAGCTTGTCGGTGTCTACGAAGTGCAGCGCGAGGGCGCGGCTCAGTTCCCAGCCCACGCGGCTTTTGCCGGTGCCCATAAAGCCCGCCAGCGCCACCCAGCTCACCGGGCGCTCGATCAGGCCCATGCTGAAATTGGGAGCAGGCCGGGAGGCCCCCGCATTCGCCTCCGCCTCATGTTGATCTGCTTGGCTTGATTCCGAATCGGGTGACCCATATTCAGGCATCCCGAACATGGGCGGCCCAAGCTGAGGCGGCCCAAACAGGGGTGGCCCAACTTGAGGCGACATGGAATCGGGCGGGACGGTCATGGAGGACAGTGTACGAGACTGGCCCCGCCCCGGCGTGACGGCGGCACGGTCTGGCCCGCCCGAATCAACACTATGGCCCCCTTCTGCCCAGTCCGGGTCTTCGGGTGGCTCCTGCAAGTAGGCGTGCAGCCCCGCCTCTATCTGTTCCGCCGAAACGCCTGCCAGCACAGCCTAGAAATCCCGCGAAAAGGCGTGTGCGGCGGCCACGCGCTCCTGCAATTCGGGCAGGGTATCGCCGCCGAATTTTTCCAGAATGGCGTCGGCGATGACCCAGCCGATGATGGTCTGGAGGATCACTCCGGCGGCGGGTACGGCGGTGGTGTCGCTGCGTTCCCGCGCCGCGTCGCTGGCCTCATGAGACACCACGTTCACGGTGGGCAGCGGCTTCATCAGCGTGGCAATCGGTTTCATGGCGACCCGAATCACCAGTTCTTCGCCGTTGGTCATCCCCGCTTCCAGGCCGCCCGCACCGTTGGTATCGCGGGCGTAGGTGCCGTCCCGGTAATACACGGCGTCGTGAACACCGCTGCCGGGCTTGCGGGCGTTCTCGAAGGCA includes the following:
- a CDS encoding SPFH domain-containing protein, which gives rise to MGFTIFVVVLLLLVFVTLLSGIKSVPQGYEWTQERFGKFQRALKPGLNIIIPYIDRIGRRVNMMEQVMDVPSQEIITKDNALVTVDGVVFYQVLDSAKASYEVRNLEQATLNLTMTNIRTVMGSMDLDELLSNRDQINARLLMVVDEATEPWGVKVTRIEVKDIKPPADLVASMARQMKAEREKRANILDAEGFRQAAILKAEGEKQAEILNAEGRRQAAFLEAEARERQAQAEAEATRVVSDAIAGGSVQAVNYFIAQRYVDALKEIAIAPNQKTLILPIEATAVLGSLQGIAEIAKEAFGGAGKGRG
- a CDS encoding NfeD family protein; protein product: MMDWLPTLERVQPWHWWVLGSILLILEVAAPGVFFVWLALSAFSVGLIVFVLPMPVVLQLLLFGGFSLAAVLLGRRYVGRLPVGGEEGDNLNLGAHRFTGRTVTVTTAIENGIGRVRVGDSDWRATGPDAPAGSRVRVVGADGSTVQVVPEALLEGVK
- the aroQ gene encoding type II 3-dehydroquinate dehydratase, whose amino-acid sequence is MLLIINGPNLNRLGLREPGVYGLQTIEDLERQCETWGAELGEPVTCRQSNFEGQILEWVHEAQEQGFGGIVINPGALTHYSYALRDAIASQPLPVVEVHISNVDAREEFRHTSVTAAVCRGKISGLGFVGYRLAMEYLTELEG
- the rplM gene encoding 50S ribosomal protein L13; protein product: MKTYTPKNDEQNWIVVDATGIPLGRLATLIASRIRGKHRPDFTPNMIQGDYVVVLNASLVALTGNKMDGKVYTRYSGYQGGLKTETAREAIAKHPERVIEHAVFGMLPKGRQGRQMHGHLKVYPGSAHPHAAQKPQKLEVR
- a CDS encoding shikimate kinase; translated protein: MTVPPDSMSPQVGPPLFGPPQLGPPMFGMPEYGSPDSESSQADQHEAEANAGASRPAPNFSMGLIERPVSWVALAGFMGTGKSRVGWELSRALALHFVDTDKLITRVVGKTIPEVFEQEGEAYFRACEQEVVRRVSRLDHAVVSLGGGTFIHEENRRTLLERGPVVVLWATPETVYQRTKHSDRPLLATADPLSRIRSLMTEREPSYRQGTIHVHSDGRPSEEIVEEVIERLWDWADVNAAWGEDSDGGEGERAAD
- the rpsI gene encoding 30S ribosomal protein S9, giving the protein MAIQQVEQFYGTGRRKTAVARVFLRPGEGKIIVNGKEFQTYFRGLLRAVHALQAFRETGTAGRYDAVITVAGGGPTGQADAIKLGIARALLKVNPDFRAMMKPKGLLTRDPREVERKKYGLKKARRAPQFSKR
- the aroB gene encoding 3-dehydroquinate synthase, with the protein product MQPTETLHLRQVEVGGNVPYTVEVGPGVLSRARVEARQIALIHDEAVPQVWIDRLSAALSPALLLTIPVPQGEACKTLEVLAGVLSKLAAANLPRDGAVVGLGGGAATDLAGFAAASYLRGVAFYTAPTTLLGMVDAAVGGKTGVNLPEGKNLVGAFHPPRAVWCDTDTLTTLPPAVFREGAAEAYKHGLISDPSLIDRVLAPDFVPGSATFTDTLADAIAVKAGVVTRDLLEAGERAYLNFGHTLAHALEAVTQHAVPHGDAVGYGMHYAALLSKAQGGEDLTEYTRAFLRWQQPAPLPTLTYDDVQPYMARDKKADAEGVRFVLLHALARPYLTRVPDAVLREQFGVWQVEIWGGGWLGAVDYTP
- a CDS encoding ATP-binding cassette domain-containing protein encodes the protein MTAETAAGAQAEIHFRPLIDLRGVRVVASGRTLLDGVTLTLKRGEALRLAGPNGGGKTSLLRLLAGELAPAAGERLYHFKSQHLNGQTQRHAVHARRTLSVVGPDAEAFYLTREWEQTVQDVLLAGFEGDTLRLWEPTPEALARLAEVVALTELEPLLERDFRMLSHGQRRRVVLARALMPRPEALLLDEFTDGLSAGARYTLGRVLERVYASGVAVVLATHRPEEAPDLPWRTVRVDGGRVLHEDASAVLAPKTPISLPLPPGSGDLIRLRNVTVYRNGHAALGRLDWTWQAGQHWLVTGENGSGKSTLARLIAGELNAALGGTVERPYLQALGKRDLLSTRRRTIGLIGAEVGIRQRRDWTGADILASAWDGTEGFAPTPTPAQAEAVQHLAARLHLQDLLPRTADTLSQGQLRRLLLARAVLHAPKLLILDEGLDFLDTAHRERFLALLPELAEAGTHLMVIAHRESDAPGGMTHHLHLEGRLKV